The proteins below are encoded in one region of Aeromonas veronii:
- a CDS encoding entericidin A/B family lipoprotein, producing the protein MNKRRHLLILCACLWLLGCNTIHGMGRDVERAGEVIQGSAKLADETAR; encoded by the coding sequence ATGAACAAGCGTCGACACCTGCTGATACTGTGCGCCTGCCTCTGGTTGCTGGGCTGCAACACCATTCACGGCATGGGTCGGGATGTGGAGCGGGCCGGGGAAGTCATTCAGGGATCCGCCAAGCTCGCGGACGAAACGGCCCGCTGA